CAGCTTGAAGGACTCTTTTTCATACTTCTTGTAAGGTGTATTTACAAGCAATGAATTCTCtcaggttttgtttctctgggaatgtctttatttcacttttattattttttcataagatAAATATTACACAACATAATTCGCCATTCTAACCATTTTAAATTGTAGAATTCATTAtcttttagtacattcacagtgttgtgcaggTATCTATACTATCTAActccagaatatttccatcatcccagaagAAAACCCCAAGACTTTTAAGCATTCTCTCTTCATTCTATTGTCTCCTAGTCCCTAGAAaccattaattttctttctgcctctatgagtttgactattatggatattttatataaatgtaatagtataatatgtggccttttgtgcctggcttgtAACTCATTTACTATTCTTTGCCCAGCCTCATGAAGTTCCACTTTATGTATGTGCAACTTAATATACAGCAACAGACTCAAGggaaactctaaaaaaaattttggagaatGATTTTTTGCACTAATCCCTCATTTCTGGTATTATTCCCCACAAATTTCAGCCACTTTCACCTCCCAGAATTTCAACTCTTTCTTGTCAACTCAGGAAGGGAAACTTGCTCACCTTCCCTGTGCCACCATCCATAAGGTATCTTTCATcaaaacccaaagcaatcttacAGCTCACCCTGATTGCTTTGCTTCTCTCAGGGACCACACCATTTGTCCTGCCAGTTGTCCAGAGGATGAAAACAATTGTAGTTGTTTGATATATTTGCCCAGTTATGTGGTTCTTCAAGATAGGAGGATATGCCCAATTCCAGTCTGCCCATAATCTTTGCCATTTGGtttattttagcatattttgTACAATTCTAGAACAGGTTGTTTATAGATTCCCTTCATCCCATGTGAAGTCCTATTGGAAAAGGAACCAGCAAGTCACCCATATGTCTACTTAACCCACAGGAAAATTCACCCATGTTTGGCACAGCAAAGGTAGGAGTACAATGTATCTCTGTCTTCACCTTGCCATCTCTTTTGGATCAACCAGATAAGCCATGATCTAACCGAGGATTGTACACCAGTATTCCCTTTTCACAGACCTCTCTCTTTATGTGATCCTCTTAGAAATACCACCTCCACTTGGTTTAAAAGAGGGAATAATCTATGCCCTTTCTTTCATCCATGAAAAAGTTAGAGAATTGACTTGCACCTTGTGCCAACCCTGGAGTCAGAGCATCTTACTTAAAATTCTATATCCGTTTTttattgtgtgactttgggcaagcaaTTTAATCTCTGTACTTCTTAGTTTCCTATTAatagtattataaatattaatttataataagcatatgtaaagtgcttacaaGAATTGCTGGTACATAAGTATTATGGAAGTGTGAAGTATCATTGGTGGCATTGTTATAATGAACAACACTGACCTCTAAACAAGGTCAATGGTTTccacatttctttatatcttacCCTTACCTGTCTCCTTGCactgagttggggagagggaaggctggGGTGATTGTTGTGGGTAGTAGAGCTGGCTTAGAAATGCTTTTTGGCAAGCTCTTATGAAGGTATCTGGTCCTAATTGTTGGAGTTTCTTTTTATGACACATAATGCCTCTTTGTCCTCACCTGTGAGTGCCATGAGTCAGTACTAAGGAAACAAGTGAAATCTAACTAAATATCTTACCTTGCTTGCATTGCATGCAGTTTCATACCAGCTTTTACTTAGAAATGGAGATTTATTCCATGAGATGTTCAGAAGATCAACTAAAGATGTTCTTATCTAGTGAGATTGTTGGTGGGTGAGATAAAATAATTCAGGGTAGTGAAATGATCATATCTGTTGCTTGGAATCACTATTCTATTAGAAAGTAAAAAGCTGTAGGTCAAAGAGACCAGTAAATGTTGTGGATGTTATGGCTGTTTTCATAAGGGGGTGGCACTAGAGCCAGAGTGAGAACTGGAAGGATTCCCAAAATCCTTACGAGGTAATCATTGAGACTTGTCATTTATTGGAGCACTTGGTATTTTTCAGTCATATACTAAAtggtttatataaattatatcatttaattttgaCAACTTTATGAAGTATtagcctcattttatagatgaggcacgAGGAAGTTTTAATATCCAAGTTTTATATTCAAGGTTATACAACAGGTAAGCAAATGCAAttaattcaaacccagatctgttAAAAGCTATGCTTCTTACAACAATGCTAAAATCTTCAGCATCTGGATCCTTCCAGCCATTTGCAAACCATGAGTCTAACCATCTGTATGAAAAGGTGTTCACAGAAGATTCAgggactccccaccccaccaattAATCTTATGCCTCTATCACAACTTACCATTTCTTAATAACTGTGACAATACTCCACTCTTTTTAAGACCtctttcttttaagtattttctggAACTATTAATATCAATCTTGTTTGTGGCAACTTTGCATTCATAATGAGCTAAggtcttccttaaaaaaaaaagctttaagaacacattcctctttctgttgcatatatttcaaattaacaTATCAACAACAACGAATCCACTTAGATTAGTGCCAAAATCCTTAGCAACAAAAAATTCAGTGTGATAAGTGACTAAATGTGACCAGTTTCTGTCACTGCATCTAATTCTCCAGTGTGGCTGAATGAGGcctaagaaaacataaataggatGGCAATGTCTGGgagaaatgaaaaactatttgATTCTGAATAAGACTATTGAGGAAAGGTGGGATCTTTTGaatacaagaaataaagaaaactgcatAGTACaaactgagagagagggaatgataTTGAGATCAAACTAGTAAAGTTTTATGACTGATTTTTGAGCTCTGGAAATCTAAGGGCAAGGTGCTGTTGGATTATGGCCTTAGTAGTTCACCTAATGAAAGGGCCTCACATGCCGAGCTCCTCAGAAGGGTAGCATCCAGCTGCCCTGTATGTTTTAAACTTCCAACAATGTGTCTGCCTGGAGGGTCTATATTTATCTTCTGACTCAGCAGCAGAAACAGGTGTCCtggttcttttttccctcctatctTGAGtctttttccaaatgtatttattgttattgtatttctgattaataaaagaatacaataagttgatggaaaaatggaaaagtaggAAATTatcagaataaaagtaaaaaaacgCCGTCTCAATCATTACTTTCTTTCCTAATTTACTCTACCCCCTACAATTTGGTTTTAAGAATTGAACAGAAAGGTAAATGTGGCTATTAGTGACTGGTGGGGAGGTGGTCAAGGGAAAACTGCTACCTTTCTGTTGTAGTTTAGAAGAGGATGAGTAATCTCTCTCAACACAACCCTAAAAAGTAACAATGGTTAATACGACTCTAGGAAGCTGCAGCCCTTCTCTGgtaatcagagaaaggcaaattccAACCATAGAGAGACAGGGCCACTTTTCACCTCTGAAATTAGTGATGACAAAAATGAATGACAGGTCCTTGgtgtggtggggaggtgggacaTTGGTAAGTCGGTCCACTTCTGCAACACAGCTtgtgggaggggaaagtggggacCAGAGTTGGATGACATAATCCTCACATGACCAGGAGCTGCCGCGAAGTCCTTATATTCACCGGCTTCTTTCTCCTCTGGGTCCCAGTTCCTTACTGTCCTGTAGGCGTTTGTGCTTGTGGCCAAGAGAAGGAGGACTTAAATTCCTTAAATCTCAGAAGGTTGGTTTGAGGGAACCGCTGGGACCCGTGGGGGTGGTAGTGGCTGAATCCAGTGACTGGAATAGGTCCAGGCTCGCTTTTCCCCAAACCCCTGCAAACTCGTTGGGAGattattgtattttttgaaaGGACAGGGTGGGGGAATAGGTGGAAGCCTCCTGAGAAACAGCCACAGACTTAGTGATAGCTTAGAAATAATCGGCTTCTCAGATTGGTAAACTTTCTGTTtatcctcctctttctccacttcCGTTGAGGAAATGAGTTGTGGACTGTTGTGTGGAGAAAGGCTAGAATCCTGGGGTGGAGGCGGAAATTTacacataatttgaaaatattttctcccattcaatgcCTCCCTGAGGGCcatgggagggggcgggggtgccgAGGGGACAGCCGCCCTCGCAAGGACTAAGCCAGAggttgaggggtgggggggtggggacagagatcCAGAGGAAGGGATAAGAATAGGAGGGGAACCAGGAGGTAGAAAATTTTGGGCGACAATGGTTATGAAGATCCCGGACTCAAGATAATAACGAGTGTTTTGTCTCTGGGGCTGGTGGATCCACAGAGagctccctcttctcctcccccttcctttctgtctgcagGTCCACGGGTCTGCGTTCACTGACATCTGGaggcaagaaaaagaggaaactatCCTTAATCTTCATAGGTCAGTGTCGGGGAGGCACTTAGCCCGGGGTCTCTGAGGGTGGGAATTGGGAAGGGCAAGATCTGGGTAAAATTTGCGGCCTCACAGCTCAACTCTCGGTGCGTTCCTTTTCTCCCGCCGGTGGGAGAGGCCATTAGCCTTGTCTGCTGGGGAAATGGTGGGTTGccgggagagggggaaggaggaagagtggTAGGGGGTGTGGGATAGGAAGGGGAGGCATCTCAAACTTCAAAGGGCTGGACCTGTGTGGCCCGAGTGGGAAATTAGGCCAGTACGTTGTTCAAAGAGAAACTGACAAACCTGAAATCAAAAGAAACGAGGCATTTTGCTCTATATTTTCTCCCCGGACTTAAGCTGGAAACATCATGCAAAAACCctgtaaagaaaatgaaggaaagcccAAGTGCAGCGtgccaaagagagaggaagaacgcCCCTATGGAGAATTTGAACGTCAGCAAACAGAAGGGAATTTTAGGCAAAGGCTGCTTCAGTCTCTCGAGGAATTTAAAGAGGACATAGATTATAGGCATTTTAAGGATGAAGAAATGACAAGGGCGGGAGATGAGATTGAAAGGTGTTTGGAAGAGATAAGGGGCCTGGGAAAGAAATTTAGGGTTCTGCATTCTAACCATAGGCATTCTCGGGACCGTCCTTATCCCATTTAATGCATTTCTCTGCtgaattcaattattttatgttaCTAATATTACCACCATTGGTTTCTTTTTGTCTGCATGTTCTTGCTAAATATTGCTACCATTTTACTCCTATCCTTCAATGTTCCTTTGATTTGCATATGACTCCTGCTTCCAACATCTCATCTTTTGACCCAATTTCACTCATTTAATAAGGATGTTTCATTCATATGCATGGGAAGATGCTCACTGTATActgtaaagtgaaaataataagtTGCcaaactgtgtgtatgtgtatatatacacacatatatatgcacatgcacactttatatgtacatttatatatgaCATAACgcaaaagaaaaagttagaatTATTATACACCGAAAGGTTAACAGTGAATTTCTGCgtgatatgtattttatttcttttttgcttatctgcatcttctcattttccaaaaaaaaaatgaatatatgtgcatatgtgcgtGTATTATTTGTTTcacaaagaactaaaataaacaGACACAATAAAAACTTGTCAATCACCTTTGAAGGGcagtaaaacacttaaaaatctcTTGATaagaactataaaaaagaaatataaacttcaAATTACCTTTGGACCTCTTAGCCAGAGGAATAAAACTGGCAATTATTACAGATATACTAGCTTAGACTCAGTCTTttcatggggaaaatatttgcctCACAGAGCTGCTGTAAGGAAGAAATGAGGCAACTCTGAGCTGGGCCAAGTAGACTCAGTCCTACCTGTGCATACAGAACTCCAACCCACTACAGAACATCAGTTATTGGAGGGAGGTCCCTGGCATGACTTACCTGTGCTCAGGAACGAGTTCACTAGTAGGCAGGGCATTGGGGGCTTCCATGCCAGTCATCTGCTGTTAAACCCCACTCCTCCCCTGGGTTCTGCCATGCCTGGTGGGCACTGCAACCTCTTCTGCTGGGTCCTTTACTCTCTGCTGGCCCTCACTGCTCCTGACACATTGGAGTGCTTGGGTGCCAAATCCCACTCAGTTTCCTGGAGTCCTTACTGGGTTGAACCTCCATTCTTTTCTGAAGCCTGTCTGCTTTATAGTGACCCTTAACACAGGTGAGACTGCCCTAGGATTGCTTGAGCCACAGTGTCTTGCAGAGTTTTTAGCAAAACAgccccttttgtttttaattccaggaCCCTTCCTCTAACTAGGAGTCAGACATGATGAGGTCATTTGAGGAGTAGGACCAAGGTACAAGTTTGAATAAAAAAAGTGCTGTAGTCAGAGTTGCTGCCTTACCTCTAAACACTAAGGTTTTATCTTCCTTCTCTTGTGAGATGATCTCT
The window above is part of the Panthera tigris isolate Pti1 chromosome X, P.tigris_Pti1_mat1.1, whole genome shotgun sequence genome. Proteins encoded here:
- the TCEAL7 gene encoding transcription elongation factor A protein-like 7, which encodes MQKPCKENEGKPKCSVPKREEERPYGEFERQQTEGNFRQRLLQSLEEFKEDIDYRHFKDEEMTRAGDEIERCLEEIRGLGKKFRVLHSNHRHSRDRPYPI